The Pararge aegeria chromosome 8, ilParAegt1.1, whole genome shotgun sequence genome window below encodes:
- the LOC120625862 gene encoding glutathione S-transferase 1-like codes for MPLKLYKMDLSPPACAAMMICEIHNVPVEMIDLNLLEKEQLKPEYLNKNPMHSVPMLEDDTDSLFIHDSHVILTYITDKYGKDDTLYPKDLKKRALVDQKLYFDTLLFNRVKSISFPALFEGVRQVPEKPRNALLECYDFLETFLTKTKFIAGDNITIADVSIVPTVAAASYIVPIDDKKYPKLQAWFSNMEKQPFYQKRTAAGTMQLKEVLQKCLDQ; via the exons ATGCcgctaaaattatataaaatggacTTGAGTCCGCCAGCCTGTGCTGCCATGATGATTTGCGAGATTCACAACGTTCCAGTTGAGATGATTGATTTGAATCTTCTAGAAAAGGAGCAATTAAAGCCTGAGTATCTAAAC AAAAATCCAATGCACTCAGTTCCTATGCTAGAGGACGACACTGATTCATTGTTTATTCATGATAG CCACGTGATTCTCACATACATAACGGATAAGTATGGCAAAGACGACACCCTGTATCCCAAAGATCTGAAGAAAAGAGCACTTGTAGACcaaaagttatattttgataCACTCCTGTTTAACCGTGTAAAATCTATATCT TTTCCAGCATTATTTGAGGGAGTACGACAAGTGCCAGAAAAACCTCGGAACGCTCTACTTGAGTGCTACGATTTTCTAGAAACATTCCTCACTAAAACGAAGTTTATTGCCGGCGACAACATAACTATCGCCGATGTATCCATAGTCCCTACTGTTGCTGCGGCGAGCTACATTGTTCCGATTGATGATAAAAA ATACCCAAAACTTCAGGCGTGGTTCTCTAATATGGAAAAGCAGCCATTTTACCAAAAACGTACTGCAGCAGGAACGATGCAGCTCAAGGAAGTCCTTCAGAAGTGTCTAGATCAGTAA